agttataaaaaaaattttgtttaaattagtGTGTTATGGGAAAGTAGAGAACCTTATGTCTATTAACAGTTCACCAATAAGTCCACTCAGTATAGAGAACCTTTACTTCGAAGATTCTGGTTTTATAGTCCACCTTATCATGACAAAGGAAACTTTCGAGTAGtaattaaaataaaggaaaatcataTAAGATTATTCTAGATGAAATCACATTTGTTTACCTTAAAATTTCCCTACCTACTTGTTAAAGCTCTCAGACCATGACCCTTTGATTTTATAGGAAGTCCTCCAGGGCTACTCCTTGGTCCCTGAAATTGCTCAAGTGtgcaccattttctttctttctttggttttttttttttttgagacggagtttcactctgtcacccaggctggagtgcaatcgtgtgatttcagctcattgcaacctccacctcctgggttcaagcgattctcctgactcagcctcccaagtagctgagattacaggcgtctgccaccacactcagctagcttttgtatttttagtagagatggggttacaccatgttggtcaggctggtcttgaactcctgacttcaggtgatctacccgccttggcttcccaaagtgctgggattataggcgtgagcccccacacccggccATGTGCACCATTTTCATCCCGAGAATAGCAGCATCTTTAAATCCATTCCCTTTGGGATTAAACCCTCCTCTTCTCAATCCCTCAGATAATGAATGTAATATTGGTAACCTAGAGAGCTCCGTCTCCtgatttctccctccctccaaaaGCTTTTGCTACCATGGATGTAAAACTACTTCCAATGATTCATGAAAGAAGGAATTGAGTGAGCTGATTTctctatacatatttataaaagcaATCTATTTTGACCTGAAAATGGTACTAGCTCAACACACTAGATGTACATAGAATATGCCTTTTTATAGGCTACACTTTATGAACTCCCAATGATGAAAATAAGATTCTTAAAAATCCATACCTGACTAAGAAGTTGTCcatgaaaaatgttatttacaaCATTCAGAACTTGTTTGATGAGTTTCCTTTGAGAAGTGGGGATAAGAGCTGGTAAACTGGTACCAGTTGTCTCTAATTCACGTTGTATTTTATCTAAAAGTTCACAAAGAAATTCCTGAGCGTCTTGTTGGGCGTAACCACGAAAGGCAGGAATGAGTCTCCACACTGAGTGTAGCATAGCAAATGGTGAGACCAACGCCCACTTTCCAGACCACATGACTTGGAACAAAGTATGCAATTCATGACAAAGAGAAATGTACTGTGAAGTTGGCTCCTTTGGCTGAATAAGTTCCATCTTTCTACCTTTTGATGCTCCACCACTTAGTCCTGATGACAGACTTGATTGTCTGGAGCGAACAAAACCTGTATCTTTTTCctgacattcattcatttgatataCTACTGTATCTGTGACTGGTGGATGCTTACAAGATCTTGTCTTCTCACTAGCAGTCATAGCCAGCCATTGGTTCAGATCAAGCTTTAAAAAACATTGtcgaaaaataagtaaatgactcAACACCTGAAGAACAGAATTCATATAGCAAGTATTTCCCAAATTTCTCAATCCTGTTACACCAGGAGTTACTATTGGCCTTCGTTTAACTGAGGAGTCACTGACTTTttgagatatttcattttctgaggTAGAGAGTACTTTATCTTTTGCTGGTGATGCTGGCGTTTGTGCTGGCACCTGAACAGAAACTATTTCTATTATGGTCGACTGAGCGAGCCCTTGTAAACGTAAACTCTTTCTTGGAGGCATACTTTCCAATTCTGCTTTAACTTGATACTCCAATTCCTGCCGtcttttctttacttctctttttactactattttttcctgaaatggttcttcttgcttttttcttccAATGGGTGATTGTTCAAACCATGTTCGAAAGATTTTACCCATTAGTATCCTTCTCCTGTGCCAAAGAGCAGTATACAGTTGATCTTCACTTTGAAGCAGAGATTGGGCACCGTCATGTAAGAAATAAGAATCATCACCTGTACCTGCGGACCGTAAAAACCTCCCACTACGAGTTGTGCAGTGATAATTTTGACTTTTGATGGCACTTAATGTACTTCGTAGTAACTTCAGGTCTCCAGTTGCATTATCATTCAGAACATAATCATCACAAAGGTAACAAAAAACGTACATCTCATTCACCTCCAATGCAACAGGATGACTGCTTTCTTGAAAGTGCTTGAGTGCATGCTCTTCAATATATCTTCCACAGGCAACATGGGAGCAGCTAAGGCAAGCCCAAATGGACTCGGTCGTGTTGCAGTCCACACAGTGCCATTTCTGAGGGTTGAGGCTGGAATGGTCTTGAGCAAGCTGCAGCTGCCCAACATGTTTGCACTTATCCATTGCTAGCATTTATTTAGTCTAGCTGAGAAATGCATAATCCAAACAAGTCTCTGTTCACAACACTTGAAGCATCTGAAAACTAAACAGAACAACGTCAAGTGTTAATAACAAGACgctaatatttttcatattttttcccaAGAATAATAAAGATTTGTGTCCTCTGCTCCCAATTTCTAGGCTGCTTATCATAATACCATTGGCAGTTCTCCCATTTgcctttctctaaacttccctaaCCTCACATCCACCTTGCTCTGAAAGCAGACACTTCACTTTCTCTAATGAGTCGCCTTTAGCTTGTTTTTAACTTTCTGCCACCATCTAGTGGTGAAAAATGGGTAGTAATCACTTTCCACTGAAATAGCTTAAGATCTATCCTTTTTTACCCAGTAGTCTGAGGGCAGTTTCCAAAACtgcattccctttttttttgttttcgtttttgttttttttttttgagacagagtcttgctctgtggcccaggctggagtgcagtggtgtgatctcagctcactgcaacctctgcctcctgggctcacgtgattgttgtgcctcagcctcccgggtagctgggattataggagtgcaccaccacattcagctaatctgtttttcgtatttttactagagacagggtttcgtcatgttgcccaggctggtcttgaactcctgagctcgggtcatctacccgccttggcctcccaaagtgctgggattacaggcgtgaaccactgtgcctggccccttttctTAAAGACAGGGGTTGGCAAGACCCAAATATATCTCactaatatttataaacattctgAGCCTTATGCGGAGTTAATAAAACATAATCAAAGATGAAAAGGTGAGTTTTAAGGCAGAAAAATGTAGGTTTGAATTGTACCTTTGCCACACACTGTTAAATGTATGATTTTGAGCAAATGTTTTAACTTCTCTAAACCATCTGTAAAAGAGGGAAAATCATACCAACTTCAATTGAGTTGTTGAAGAACTGAGAGATAATATTTATCTGACACATGGTAAATGGTAGTTTTAATTGTAGCTATAGTGAGCAAATCTTATTACcctatttaaataaatcatattaccattaaacttatttttttccatttggtaaATCAATAATTACCTTTAATTCATGGCTCTATAACATACTCTGAGGCCGAACAGACTTGACAGTTGGCTttagggaaagagaaagacagaagaggagaatgtgcttttgtatttgaatattctcagaaacatacaaggaaataaagagaaaaaaaaggaagaatatgaAGTGGGTGGCAATAAGCTTTTATTACATTCTAGCAGGCCTAAACCTATCTGAAATtataagcttattttttaaaaaagcttatgTGATTTTTGACACAGAACTTGTTCCTTTATCAGTTAAAGTCAGGAACACTTCTGCTGTAAGTTATTTACATGTAATGAAcagaaatcttatttaaaaagccGTGATCACAAACActtttttcattgatttaatACAAATCAAAGACAAATTTCAGGGTTTGGGTGGAGACCTAGTTACGGAACACTAAAAACACCCTATGTATCATGACCAAGGCATTACATTTTTAGGGCAGTTGAAACTGTGAATTTCAATGGTACCTGCAAGTGCCACCTCCAGGCCTTAGGAAAACTGCAAAAGCAGTTGATTTTTGGTTCCTTCCcacctctttttgtaaaatctcatATTCGTTCCTTAATTTTTAGGTATCAGGTACTGACCAGTCCCAAATCTCACATGTTcacatgtttctttctttcttttccttttttttttttttttttttttgagatagggtcttgttctgtcacctaagctggactGCAgcggtgcagtctcagctcactgcaacctccacctcccaggttcaagtgattctcccacctcagcatccccagtagctgagaccacaggcatgtgccattatgcctggctaatttttgtatttttggtacagacatagtttcaccatgttgcccaggctggtcttgaactcctggcctcaagtgatctacccgcctaaccctcccaaagtgctaggattacaggcgtgagccaccgtgcccggcccccattTCACACGTTTTAAGtgcacattttaaatttactCCTCTCTCTAAAAATTTCCAGAGGTTTAAAATCTGGTCAAATATGGTACTTTATTAGAACACCTAGGATTTGACAATAGTTGCTAATGGCAAAATTGAGACATCAGTGATTTATATATTCCACTACCCCATATCTTTCTGTACTGAGGCAAGAAACCTTAGAGTCATCCttgactctctctctctaaatcAATCCTTCAGGAAAAATGATtgactctaccttcaaaatat
The sequence above is a segment of the Pan paniscus chromosome 10, NHGRI_mPanPan1-v2.0_pri, whole genome shotgun sequence genome. Coding sequences within it:
- the USP44 gene encoding ubiquitin carboxyl-terminal hydrolase 44 translates to MLAMDKCKHVGQLQLAQDHSSLNPQKWHCVDCNTTESIWACLSCSHVACGRYIEEHALKHFQESSHPVALEVNEMYVFCYLCDDYVLNDNATGDLKLLRSTLSAIKSQNYHCTTRSGRFLRSAGTGDDSYFLHDGAQSLLQSEDQLYTALWHRRRILMGKIFRTWFEQSPIGRKKQEEPFQEKIVVKREVKKRRQELEYQVKAELESMPPRKSLRLQGLAQSTIIEIVSVQVPAQTPASPAKDKVLSTSENEISQKVSDSSVKRRPIVTPGVTGLRNLGNTCYMNSVLQVLSHLLIFRQCFLKLDLNQWLAMTASEKTRSCKHPPVTDTVVYQMNECQEKDTGFVRSRQSSLSSGLSGGASKGRKMELIQPKEPTSQYISLCHELHTLFQVMWSGKWALVSPFAMLHSVWRLIPAFRGYAQQDAQEFLCELLDKIQRELETTGTSLPALIPTSQRKLIKQVLNVVNNIFHGQLLSQVTCLACDNKSNTIEPFWDLSLEFPERYQCSGKDIASQPCLVTEMLAKFTETEALEGKIYVCDQCNSKRRRFSSKPVVLTEAQKQLMICHLPQVLRLHLKRFRWSGRNNREKISVHVGFEEILNMEPYCCRETLKSLRPECFIYDLSAVVMHHGKGFGSGHYTAYCYNSEGGFWVHCNDSKLSMCTMDEVCKAQAYILFYTQRVTENGHSKLLPPELLLGSQHPNEDADTSSNEILS